The sequence GAGTGGCGGAGCCTAGATTTCAAgtttcaacatctattatatcaACGTAAAAAAGTAGATGTAATTTTCCGCTAAAGAGGGTGCGGATGCCTTACCTGGCTCCGTCCCTTGTAGTGGCAGTTTCCACCTATATTTTCTCTACCCACCCAAGCCACCTGCAACAACCCCATATTCAACCCGCTCATTTCAAATATGGTTAAATAATCTAGAACTTTTTCAATCCACAATACGATGGGTAATACTGAGTTGGATGAGGTTTCAAATTTGTATGGTTTTCTAGTTTTCCGACTGGTTTAAGCTATTGCCTGCTGTTCCTGATACAACCAGAATTGATCAAGGTGAAGTTGTTAATCTAGGAGCAGAAGCTCGAAGACGATGATTGCTAAATCTAGGAATGAACCGAGAATTGTAGCTGAGGAGAGAAATGTAGAAAAAGAGAGAAGTAATTGATCTTATTTCATGAATGAATCAATTTATATGTTTACAGTGTATTTATAGGCAATCTTAACAGTGTATTTGTAAACTAAGTAACTAATTCTGGGATGGATGTTTAAGTTCCATTCATGTTTcgattataataatttttgtcaTATTCAATTTTCTTGACATGGATTTCTCTACAATTAACAACTTAATAGGCAAATCGAAGCTCTGCATCATGCCATCAAGCAAGGTGTTTACCCATGCAGATGCCGGTACGCACAACCCTTGTGCTCAATCTCACTTTGAGTGCACTGTCAGTCGATATTGCATTTCAAATAGTTACTTGGTAAGTCTCAGAGCTCATTTTCCCTTTGCCGTTAAGAAACTTCATGCTAAAGGAAACATTTGCACCATTTTGTTATTTTCCCTCCTGTGTATATTGGAGTTATTTGCAGCAAAAATATGAAGTGTATCATATGTGCAAATTGTTATAAACCATTTCAGCGTCTTCCTAAACAATTTGCAATGGAAAACGGTCTCATCAACAAGAAATGTGGTCTGATGATCAGAGATGAAAGACAAAGATCATGGCACTTAAGACTAGCTACCTTCAATTCTAGAGTCCATATATTAGGTGGATGGCGTGAGTTTCTCCTTGCAAATGACTTAAAGGAGGGAGATTATATGATGTTTGAGGTTGTTGCTCATGGAGAAAAACCAATTTGGAAATTTCACAGTAAGTTTTCTCATTTGAGCAACTCTTCTTTCAGTTATCTTTTTACTTTGTTATATACACCATGACACTATATTGCATCTTTGTCAAAATTATTATGTTTGGTTCTCCATACTATCAAATAAATCAAGTCTATCATTAACAGTATCTCTACCtccaaggtaggggtaagatctgtgtacactctacccacCCCAAACCACACTCTGCGGGATTGGGTTTCGTTGTTGGTTTTCCATACTGAAAAAAATGTTCTTCCTAATGCCTCGGATAGTCCATTAACGGTTACCTAGCCCAGGAAAGGAAACGAAAGGGCAATCTGTTGGAGGACCCTCCTTTGCTCTATCTAACTCGGCGTGCGCTCCTTCCGGCCCTGCGAGAAATCAAGCATACAGTTGGaaatttgaagtcaaagataAGGGATCTTTAGAGTCTGACAGAGATGCAGGTTAGTCCACTTTTTTGGTGATATATTGTTACATAAGTATAATGTTGTAGTTTATGATTTTACAAAGAAATTGGAGCTTCAAAACATTAGTCCAACATATTGTAATGACTGACAAGAACATGAAGAGCATCACAAACAATAATAAACTGCCACGTATTATAGTACAATTAGTTTATACTTGATGAATACCAAATTAATTATCTCAACCTTGAAATAAGCtcaatttattatttgattaaattagTCAAAAGATAGGGTGCGTACTTCTTCTATACTTTAATTGTAAACATCTTGACGTATTTGATTTTTGACATGGATTTGTTACAATTAACAATTTAACAGACAAACCAAACCCGAACATTGTTTCAAGAAGAAAGGCTTTTCCCAACGAAGAATCTGCTACTCACAGCTCTTTCGGTAAATCACATTTTGTGTACATTGTTAAGCCGTATTGCCTTACAAGGAATTACTTGGTGAGTCTGAAAAGGAAATATTtgcatcattttctttattttccccTCTTTGTTTATTGGAGTAGTGATACAGTGAAAAACTGTGGTTCGTGCAAATCATTATAACTTATAAACCTTTTCAGTACCTTCCTAAACGATTTGCTCAGGCAAACGGTCTCATCGACAAGAAATGTGGTTTGGTTATTAGAGATGAAAGACATAGATCCTGGGATTTAAGGCTGGGTACCAACAATGCTGGACTCTATATTCGAGGAGGGTGGCGTGAATTCTGTGTTGATAATGACTTGAAGGCGGGAGATTGCATAAAGTTTGAGGTTGTTACTAATGGAGAGAAACCAATCTTGAAATTTCATGGCAAGTTTTCTCATTTAAGCAACCTCTTGTTTCCCTAACAACATTATTTCTTTGTTGTATGCACCTTGTATAAATTTATGTATTGTTGTGTTTGGTTGTTCGAAACTGTAAAAAATGTTCTTCATAAGCAGCTTACATTTTCAAAAATTTACCCAGCCAATGAAGACGTTTTGTGAAATTGTTGTTTTCCTGAATTATTTTCTGCGGAACTAAATTTTGTAGCACAACAGTTTAGTTGTATACCCAAATAGGACCTTATTTATGCACTCCTTTCGTAGATTGTGTATGGAGAGCTTTACATGCTATTGTACTTGCTTTTTTAATAGGTTTCCTTTTAGCTGTTTTTGCTTGTTATAAGAATAGTGTTTCATCTTTCATAGGCTATAATCCAAAGTAAAGGGCCAGTTTTCTAGGTTTATTCActcaagtttatatgttgagtcATCTAATTAAGGCCCTTTCCCAGGTTCCATCTGGCTAAgttttcatattttgttatttaaaaaatttttaaaaaattcatatggGTTAAACagtatttaacaatttttttttaatatatatatatatacacatacatacatacacgcGCTCTACAAAGTTGTAAGGTCTGCATACATGGTACCCTCCCTAGACACCGCTTGTGGGATTACTCTGGATATGTTGTTTCTTAGTTCTGTAAAATCTCTTTCTTGTGAATGTGGTGTTTTGGTTAGTTCAGATGGTCTTCTGTCCATTTCCAAGAATCAGTCTGGATTCATGCCGGGATGATCAACTACGGAAATCATCCATCTTGTGAGGAGATTGATGGAGAAATACCGGGAAAGAAAGAGGGACTTGCATATAGTGTTCATTGACCTTGAAAAGTCCCAACACAAAGTCTCAAGGGAAGTTCTCTGGAGATGCGTGGAGGTTAGAGGCATACCGGTGGCTTATATTAGGGCGATAAAGGACAAATATTATGGATCTAAAA comes from Capsicum annuum cultivar UCD-10X-F1 chromosome 2, UCD10Xv1.1, whole genome shotgun sequence and encodes:
- the LOC107859765 gene encoding putative B3 domain-containing protein REM15 isoform X3, which codes for MIAKSRNEPRIVAEERNVEKERSKSKLCIMPSSKVFTHADAGTHNPCAQSHFECTVSRYCISNSYLRLPKQFAMENGLINKKCGLMIRDERQRSWHLRLATFNSRVHILGGWREFLLANDLKEGDYMMFEVVAHGEKPIWKFHRKETKGQSVGGPSFALSNSACAPSGPARNQAYSWKFEVKDKGSLESDRDADKPNPNIVSRRKAFPNEESATHSSFGKSHFVYIVKPYCLTRNYLYLPKRFAQANGLIDKKCGLVIRDERHRSWDLRLGTNNAGLYIRGGWREFCVDNDLKAGDCIKFEVVTNGEKPILKFHGAGTHKPFGQSHFVCILRPYCFVSDSLVIPTKVALANGLSNKRCGLIIRDERERSWNVKLHSSGNSVYITGGWHEFRDANCLKEGDCIMFEVVSNGNTPIWKYNGKFFGNLRMPNITEATDRII
- the LOC107859765 gene encoding putative B3 domain-containing protein REM15 isoform X1, which encodes MEFEVSIFDSSHCDREYAEYLQEEEGCDNVEETSKNFKFKGKSKLCIMPSSKVFTHADAGTHNPCAQSHFECTVSRYCISNSYLRLPKQFAMENGLINKKCGLMIRDERQRSWHLRLATFNSRVHILGGWREFLLANDLKEGDYMMFEVVAHGEKPIWKFHRKETKGQSVGGPSFALSNSACAPSGPARNQAYSWKFEVKDKGSLESDRDADKPNPNIVSRRKAFPNEESATHSSFGKSHFVYIVKPYCLTRNYLYLPKRFAQANGLIDKKCGLVIRDERHRSWDLRLGTNNAGLYIRGGWREFCVDNDLKAGDCIKFEVVTNGEKPILKFHGAGTHKPFGQSHFVCILRPYCFVSDSLVIPTKVALANGLSNKRCGLIIRDERERSWNVKLHSSGNSVYITGGWHEFRDANCLKEGDCIMFEVVSNGNTPIWKYNGKFFGNLRMPNITEATDRII
- the LOC107859765 gene encoding B3 domain-containing protein REM10 isoform X2 codes for the protein MEFEVSIFDSSHCDREYAEYLQEEEGCDNVEETSKNFKFKGKSKLCIMPSSKVFTHADAGTHNPCAQSHFECTVSRYCISNSYLRLPKQFAMENGLINKKCGLMIRDERQRSWHLRLATFNSRVHILGGWREFLLANDLKEGDYMMFEVVAHGEKPIWKFHRKETKGQSVGGPSFALSNSACAPSGPARNQAYSWKFEVKDKGSLESDRDADKPNPNIVSRRKAFPNEESATHSSFGKSHFVYIVKPYCLTRNYLANGLIDKKCGLVIRDERHRSWDLRLGTNNAGLYIRGGWREFCVDNDLKAGDCIKFEVVTNGEKPILKFHGAGTHKPFGQSHFVCILRPYCFVSDSLVIPTKVALANGLSNKRCGLIIRDERERSWNVKLHSSGNSVYITGGWHEFRDANCLKEGDCIMFEVVSNGNTPIWKYNGKFFGNLRMPNITEATDRII